GCCAGGACGCCGAGCCCGACTATCCGTTCGCCATCTACGACTACTTCACCAACAGCCTCCCCCAGAACAACCCCCAGCGGCGGACGGCCTGGTCCGGCGCCTTCTGGGACACGGTCTCGAAGGTCTGGATGGTCACGGCCTCCACCCCGGTGGACGTGGAGGGCCGGCATGTGGCCACCATCAGCCATGACGTCCTGCTGGATGAGCTGATGGCCCGCACCGCCAGGGGCCACCTGCCCGGCGCGTACAACGTCATCTTCCGCGATGATGGTCAGCTCATCACCCATCCCGAGCTGAAGCTGGATGGCACCGTGGCCTACAACATCCGCGATGCCTCGGTGTCCGGGGACTCCACCCAGCTCGGCTCTCCGGAGCAGCGGGCCCACCTGCGGCACATCTTCGAGCGGGTGGTGGGACGCGCGCCCGAGCAGCGCGTGCTGGCGCTGCCGGAACACGGTGCATACCTCGCCACGACCCGGCTGGGGGGCACGGGGTGGAACTTCGTCACGGTGCTCCCCGAGAGGGAGATCACCGCGCCCGCCCTCGATGCGGCGCGCTACGTGCTGGTGTTCGGCCTGGCCTCGCTGGTGCTGGAGCTGGCCATCATGTTCTGGGTCCTGCGGGAGCAGATCTCCCGCCCCCTGCTGGCCTTCACCCACGCCACCGATCGGATCGCCACCGGGAACTTCCAGGTCGAGCTGGACACGCGGCGTGAGGACGAGCTGGGACAGCTGGCTCAGTCCTTCCGCCTCATGGCCGATGAGGTCCAGCGGCGAGAGGAGGCCCTGCGGCAGGCCAACGAGGGGCTGGAGCAGCGGGTGGACGAGCGCACCCGGGAGCTCAAGGACGTCCACCGGCAACTGGTCCAGGTGGCCCGGCAGGCGGGCCGGGCGGAGGTGGCCACCAGCGTGCTGCACAACGTGGGCAACGTGCTCAACAGCGTCCACACCTCGGCCATGCTGGCCAAGGAGCGGCTGGTGGGCCTTCAGGTGGATGACGTTGGCCAGCTGGCCACCCTGCTCGAGGAGCGCCGTGGTGATCTCGCCACCTTCCTCACCGAGGACGCGCGCGGCAGGCATGTCATGCCCTTCCTCAGCGGGCTGGGACAGCACCTGCGCAAGGAGACCCATGAGGCCGTGTCGCTGCTCGACGAGGTGAACCGGTACACCGAGCACATCGGCACCATCGTGAAGCTGCAGCAGAACTACACGCGGGCGCCCCGGCTCAACGAGCCGGCCCACCTGGCGGAGCTGCTGGAGGACGCCCTGCGCATCAACTCGGCGGGGCTCACCCGTCATGAGGTGAAGGTGGAGCGGCACCTGTCCCCCGTGCCCCAGGTCCTGACCGACAAGCACAAGGTGTTGATGATCCTGGTCAACCTCATCAGCAACTCGAAGTACGCCCTGGATGCGGCGCCCGCGGAGCAGCGGTGCCTGACGCTGCGGATGGAGGCGCCCGCGGCCGACCGCGTCCGCATCGAGGTGAGTGACAACGGGATGGGCATCGAGCCGGAGCTGCTCACGCGCATCTTCCAGCACGGCTTCACCACCCGAGAGGAGGGCCACGGCTTCGGCCTGCACTCCAGCGCGCTGGCGGCCCAGGAGCTGGGCGGCACGTTGACGGCGCACAGCGAGGGGCCAGGGCGCGGCGCCACCTTCATCCTGGAGCTGCCCTGCACTCCTCCGGAGGCGGCATGAGTGAGACGGAGCGCAAGCGGCGCATCCTGGTCATCGATGACTCCGCGGCCATCCACCAGGACTTCCGGCGGCTGCTCTGTCCGGAGCGCGGCGAGGGCCCGGCGGAGCTCGCGCAGCTGCGGACGGCCCTCTTCGGCGCACCCACCGCTCCCGCGCGGCCCTCCGGCCCGGAGTTCGAGGTGGAGTCGGCCTTCCAGGGCCAGGAGGGGGTCACCAAGGTGCGGGAGGCCGTGGCGGTGGGCCGTCCCTACGCGCTGGTCTTCCTGGACTACCGGATGCCGCCCGGCGGCAATGGCGTGGAGACGCTGCGCGGCCTGTGGGCGGTCCACCCCTCGCAGCGGGTGGTGCTGTGCTCGGCCTACTCCGACTACTCCTGGGAGGACATCGTCGAGGAGTTCGGCGAGACCCCGCTGCTGAGGGAGCTGCGCAAGCCCGTCAACGGCCACGAGTTGCGCCAGCTGGCGCTCACCCTCACCGAGCCGTAGGCCGTCCCTTCGGTCTGCCACTCCCCGAGCCAGCCGACTGAGGCCCCGCGCCAACGCCCTCGCGGCCGGTGCCGTGCGCCTCGACTCGCCTCTCGTCGTCATCCCCCACCAGACATGAACGCCTCCAGCGCCGCACGCAGCTCCTTCGCGGGCTCGAGCGAGGGAGGGATATGCTTTCCACATGGGCGTGAGATTCTTCTGGCTCTCTGTCTGCATCCCCCCGAGCACTCATCTGGAGTTGCCTCGAGCTTCGCCGCGGCTGTAGCCCTCTCGCCCGTGAGCCCGACCGCGCGCCAGGTACTCCACCGCTGGCGTGATGCCCCAGGGTCCCTTTCTCCCGAGGCTGTTCCGGATCCTGCCCACCCTGGCTCTTGGACGTACCCCGAAGGGACCGAAGCGTTCGAGCAGCTCTTCCGCCCGGAGGCGCTGAGTGCATTCGGGCAGGGATTCATCAAAACGGGCGCGGAGGCGAACGGCTGGGGCATCCAGCTTGGCGCTGACAATGGCAGCCTGCTCATGACCGACCGCATCCCC
The sequence above is drawn from the Archangium gephyra genome and encodes:
- a CDS encoding ATP-binding protein, yielding MPTSIPSRPRASLARATLLRMGIRIAVVIALGTLFSYLHLFNTLRDQSLVQLERSVVERGQREESIFVLADGHHAFLRKVLLERLQSLSQEEADSRFEHLTARLPDGTIRNRPERFDGTKLPGIVVLRGVSVDGDLRKRIVAAYDVLAQHGPALLTRVTDSYLTLPEGAFVVLWPERPTWCQDAEPDYPFAIYDYFTNSLPQNNPQRRTAWSGAFWDTVSKVWMVTASTPVDVEGRHVATISHDVLLDELMARTARGHLPGAYNVIFRDDGQLITHPELKLDGTVAYNIRDASVSGDSTQLGSPEQRAHLRHIFERVVGRAPEQRVLALPEHGAYLATTRLGGTGWNFVTVLPEREITAPALDAARYVLVFGLASLVLELAIMFWVLREQISRPLLAFTHATDRIATGNFQVELDTRREDELGQLAQSFRLMADEVQRREEALRQANEGLEQRVDERTRELKDVHRQLVQVARQAGRAEVATSVLHNVGNVLNSVHTSAMLAKERLVGLQVDDVGQLATLLEERRGDLATFLTEDARGRHVMPFLSGLGQHLRKETHEAVSLLDEVNRYTEHIGTIVKLQQNYTRAPRLNEPAHLAELLEDALRINSAGLTRHEVKVERHLSPVPQVLTDKHKVLMILVNLISNSKYALDAAPAEQRCLTLRMEAPAADRVRIEVSDNGMGIEPELLTRIFQHGFTTREEGHGFGLHSSALAAQELGGTLTAHSEGPGRGATFILELPCTPPEAA
- a CDS encoding response regulator, which gives rise to MSETERKRRILVIDDSAAIHQDFRRLLCPERGEGPAELAQLRTALFGAPTAPARPSGPEFEVESAFQGQEGVTKVREAVAVGRPYALVFLDYRMPPGGNGVETLRGLWAVHPSQRVVLCSAYSDYSWEDIVEEFGETPLLRELRKPVNGHELRQLALTLTEP